A region from the Bacteroidota bacterium genome encodes:
- a CDS encoding TOMM precursor leader peptide-binding protein: MEQYTPAYRFWYTSKGKDAEKTRYMPLLSTIKLGNVKPSNLSTLMKRYGYMFTTKKEAGLWLITVDTLTDPRLAKITEHARSLDKHVAVYKATGTSVAHIFFSPRSTCWSCFERRRRVLDGPATFLYRHLPDVPPITEPAMFTESSLQLADAWFAYAVECFFRTSDENQLASKVNTLDLATMQLSSDIIPRSAHCPVCAPPQSRTVDTLEEPTLNTHKRMTS; encoded by the coding sequence ATGGAACAGTATACACCGGCGTATAGATTTTGGTATACCAGCAAAGGGAAAGATGCAGAAAAAACACGCTACATGCCCCTGCTATCGACGATCAAGCTTGGCAACGTCAAGCCATCTAATCTGTCCACATTGATGAAGCGCTACGGCTATATGTTCACGACAAAAAAAGAGGCTGGCCTGTGGCTTATTACTGTGGATACGCTAACAGACCCGCGTCTTGCAAAGATTACTGAACATGCGCGTAGCCTGGACAAACACGTAGCTGTTTATAAAGCTACTGGTACAAGCGTTGCCCACATCTTCTTCTCACCGCGTTCAACGTGCTGGTCTTGTTTTGAACGCCGCCGGCGCGTGCTCGATGGGCCAGCAACTTTTTTGTACAGGCATCTTCCAGATGTACCGCCGATTACCGAGCCGGCTATGTTCACGGAATCCTCGCTACAACTTGCGGATGCATGGTTTGCTTACGCAGTTGAGTGTTTTTTTCGAACATCAGACGAGAATCAGTTAGCCAGTAAGGTCAACACACTCGATTTAGCGACGATGCAGCTTTCTTCCGACATCATACCACGATCTGCCCATTGTCCGGTATGCGCCCCGCCGCAAAGCCGTACAGTAGACACATTAGAAGAGCCAACACTGAACACGCACAAACGCATGACTTCCTAA